From the Chlamydiota bacterium genome, the window AAGGCGACCGCGACACGGCGCGGGCGCACCGCGCCGCGGAACAGGTACGAGGCGCCGTAGAAGAAGAGGGCGTAGCAGGCCGCCTCGAGGAGCGCGGCCCCCCGCTCGGAGGCGGGGCCGAACGGGGAGAGGAGGGCGGAGGCGGCGATCGAGGCGAGGAGGAGGGCGATCGGGAGGTCGAGGGGGGTGCGCACGATGTAGCGCCGCGGACGGACGACGGCGAGGGCGAGCCAGAGGCCGCAGAAGACGACGGCGATGTTCTTGGCGCTGGTGACGCTCAGGGACCCGAGCGGGGTCGCGAGCCGGAACGCGGACGGCCTCAAAAAGAGGATGACGAGCACGGCCCAGAAGACCGCCGCGAGGAGCCGGTCGAAGGCCGCGAGGATGCGGTGTGCGCCGGTCACGGTTCGAAGGTCACAGTCCGTCGATTTCGATCGCGCAGACATCCGCACGCTCCTGTGCGCACTCGCCCGTCCCCCCTCACTCCCAGAGCGAGAAGAGGAACCAGAACAGATCCCGCCTGATGAAGGTGCAGTAGGCGACGAAGAGCGCCTGCTTCTCCGCGGCCCCGGCCCGTTTCCCGGGCCTCAGGCGGTAGAGCCCGGCCTTGAGCCCCGCCCGCGCGGCGTCGACGCAGATGCCGAGGGCGAAGAGCGGGCGGAAGGCGAGCTCGAAGAGGGCGGCGCGGACTCCTCCCTCGTGCTTCCGGAAGTAGCGGAGCAGGCTGCGCGCCCCGGGAAGGATGACGCCGGCCCTGTTCTGCCGGCGGCTCCTCCCGCCGTAGTGCGTGACGACCGCCTCGGGGCGCAGGACGATGCGCCAGCCCGCGTCCTTGATCCTCCGGCACAGATCCACCTCCTCGAAGAAGATGAAATACCCCTCGTCGAGGAGCCCGACGCGGTCGAGGGCGCTTCTGCGGAGGAAGAGGGCGGCGCCCGAGGGCTGGTCCACCTCGACCGCCTTGTCGAAACGCTCCCCGCGCATCTTCACCCGTTCGTAGGCCCGGCGGAAGAACCCGAGGCGGCCGAGCACCGTCTTGGAGGCGAAGGCGAAGGCGAAGGTCGGAAAGCGCCGCGCCGCGTGCTGGATGCTCCCGTCCTCGTTGAGGAGGAGCGGGCCGCAGGCGCCGACGCCGGGCTCGGCGTCCATGAAGGCGGCGAGCCGCTCGAGCGCCCCCTCGTGCACCTTCGTGTCCGGGTTGAGGAGGAGCGCGTAGCGCCCCGAGGCGAGGCGCAGCGCCTGGTTGTTGGCGGCGGCGAAGCCGCGGTTGGCGGTGTTGGCGATCAGCCGGACCCGCGGGAACTCTTCGCGGACGAGGGCGGCGGAGCCGTCGCGGGAGGCGTTGTCCACGACGAAGATCTCGACGGAGAGGCGCCCCGCGCCCGCCGGAATCGAGGAGAGGCAGCCGCGCAGGTACCGCGCCGAGTTCCAGCCCACCACCACGACGGAGAGGTCGGTCACGAGGCCCCCTTGCCGCAGAGATCCGAGAGGATGGCGAGGAGCCGCGGCGCGTGCGCCGCGAGCGAGTAGCGTTGCTCGACCGTCTCGCGCCCCCGGGCGGAGACGGCCTGCCGCACGGCGGGGTCGCGGAGGAGGCGTTCCAGGGCGCCTTCCCACTCCGCGGGGGAGGAGGCGAGGAAGCCGTTGCGTCCGTTGGTGATGATCGTCGAGATCACGCCCACCGGCGCGCAGACGGCGGGGACGCCGCACGCCATGTAGACCAGCGCCTTCAGGGCGCACTTCCCGCGGGCCCACGGGGTGTCGGGCAGCGGCATCAGGCCGATGTCGAAGCCGGAGAACTCGGCCACCTCGTCCGCGGCGCTCCAGCGGGAGAACTCGCTGCGCACCGCCGCGTGCCCCGCGAAATCGATGCCGTCCGCGGTGTCGCTCACGACGCGGAGGGTGAACGGCACGCGCCGGGCGAGCCGGTCGAGGACCGGCAGCAGTTCGTTCAGGTAAGGGTTGGTGCTCCGGCTCCCGCTCCAGCCGACGACGGGGGGGGCGTGCGCGGCCCGCGCGGCCGGTCGGTAGCGCTCCGTGTCGACCACGGTCGGAAAACAGAAGACCCGCGCGGAGTGCCGCGCCGCCATGCCGCGGAGCGTCTCGTTGCCCGCGAGCACCAGGTCGCTCATTCGGACCATCCCGCGGAAGCGGCGCATCCTGGCGCGGTGGGGGGAGGCCGTTCGGCCGTCTTCGCGGTAGATCACCGCGTCGTCGACGTCGTAGACGAGACGACGCGCCGCGCGCCGGAGGATGAACCGGTCGAGCGGGCGCAAAAGCTTCTTCTGGACGACGACGACGTCGTAGCCGCCGAGGCTGCGGAGGAGCCGGATCCGCCTGAACCCCGCGGGGGGGATGCGGAGCGGCGTGCAGGCGGCGCCGTGCCGCTCGAGGTAGGGGATGAACTGCGCCGCCCGGAACCGGAAGCTCGGCTTCTCGAAACGCGTGGTCAGGAACGCGATGTGCATGGGGACCCCGCTCTTGCGCCCGCCCGGGGCGCTACTCCCTCTCCGCGACGACGAGGATCGACTTCGCGAAGTCGACGCAGAGGTACTTGTGCAGGGGGGCGGCGACCCAGATTCTGAAGAGTCTCCGGAAGAAGGCGTCGTTGTAGATCCTGAAGATCTTCTTTACCTTGAAGCCGAGCGAGATGAGGATCCCGCCGATCTCGTCGTAGCGGTACGTCACCTTGTGGGAGTACTCCCACAAGCGGTTCGGGTGGAAGGCGTTGGGGGTCGTCAGGATCAGCTTCCCCCCGGGGAGGAGCAGCTCGTGGATGGCGCTGAGGAGCTGGACGCCGTCCTCGAACGACAGATGCTCGATGACCTCGAAGAGGAAGACCACGTTGAACCGCTCCTTGATCTCGTCGAGCGAATAGAAATCCTGCTTCGTCTCGCGGTCGATGTCCATGCTCTTGTAGGAGAGCCGGTAGCCGCAGACGTCCATCAACCGCTGCCGGAGCTCGCGCGTCGACGAGCCGATGTCGAGGATCGAGTCGCCGTCCCGGATCTCCTCGAGGACGACCTCGAGGTGCTTCTTGCGCACCCCGAGGTCCCAGAAGTCGGGGAATTTGCTCTGGATCTCCCGCCGGGTCTTGTACAGGGTGCTCCAGCTCGTCTTGAGCCGTGTAAGGGGGTCGCCGCAGGCGCTGCGCGTGTCGTTCACCTTCCCTCCGCGGCGAGCGCCTCGCGCGCCCGCTTGTTCGCGTCGTGCCGCCGTATCCGCTCCGTTTTCCGCGCGATCCTCCGCGCGAGACGCCTCCCCGCCGCGCCCGACCGGCGTCTGCCGAGGTAGGCGAGGAGGAAACGCATCCGATCCGCCCTCGTCACCGCGGGGGAGGGGGCGGAATAGTTCAACGCCGCGAGGTCCTTGACCGCGCGGCGGCGGTGCCCCGGGCCGCCCCGCGTCACCCGCTGCAGGTCGATGAGGGTCAGGCCCCCGTCCGACCGCAAAAACAGGTGGCACAGGTAGAAATCCCGGTGCGTGAAGCCGGCCCCGTGCATCAGGCGCGCGCACCGCGCCAGGGAAAGAAGTATACACCTCTTTTCGCGAAAATGCCCCCGAAAAGAGGCGGCGAAATCCTCGAGGCGCGTCCCCGACACCCCCTCGGTCGCGATGAAGGAGCCGCCGAGCCAGGGGAAACGCCGGCGCTCGCCGAGGGCCACCGGGGCCATCGTGTCGAGGCCGGCGCGGCGGAGCGCCGCGATCGCCTCCCACTCGCGCCGCGCCGCGGAGCGCGGGGCCTTCCTGGCGAAAAGATCCCCGAGCGCCTCGCGAAGCGGGGTGCGGAGGTGCTGCTTGAGGTAGAGCAGCGGGGCCGGGGCGGCGGGCGGCGTCTCCGGCGTCCCCTGCGCCGCGGAGGCCCCCTCCGGGGGGGGCGCGGAAAAGACGACGCGCGCGATCCTCCGCCGGCGCTTCTCCCTCGCGGGGCCGTCCCCGGCAAAGTTGATCAGGGCGCTGTACGAATCGAGGCCGCGGGCGCGCAGCGCGGGCAGCCAGCGCGGGTCGATGCGCACCGTCCCCCGTTCGTCAGCGCGCGATTCCACGGCGCTCCTCCATCGCCAGGCGGTAGACGGCGAGGGTCGCCTCCGCGTTGGCTTCGACGGTGTAGGCCAGCGACTTCCTGCGCGCCGCCTCCGCCATCCGCGCACGCGTTTCTTCCCGGGCGAGGGCGGCCATCGGCCCGGCGAACGCCGCGGCGTTTCGCGGGTCGGCGACGACGAAGCCGTCCAGGCCCTCCCCGACGATCTCGGAGGCCCCGTTCATCGCGGTCGTGACGACCGGGAGGCCGCACGCCATCGCCTCGAGGCAGACGTTCGCGAACGGGTCGTAGCGGGTCGGGAGGACGAGGTAGTCGGCGGCGCCGTAGTACGGGCGGATGTCGGCGAGGTGCCCGAGGAAGCGGATGCGCGCCGCCGCGCCGAGCCCGCGGGCGAGGGAGGCGAAGCGGTCCGTGCCCCCCCTCCCCGCCACGAGGAGGTGCGTCCGGCGGTTCGCCGGGACGGCGGCGGCGCGGAGGGCGGTCTCGAGCCCCTTGCGGACCGGGTTGTGGGAGGCGAACAGGGCCACAGACGCCCCCGCGGGGATCCCGAGCTCCGCGAGGACCCGGGCGCGGTGTAGCGCGCGGAGGCGGGGGTGGAACATACCGTGGTCGACGCCGTTGTAGACCACCGACACCCGGCCCGGGGGGTACGGGTAGCGGGCGAGGAGCTGGTCTCGGCAGAGGCGCGAGTTGGCGATGACGCGGCCGCAGAGGCGCGGGTCGAAGATCCGCCTCTCCAGGTGCAGCGCGAGCCAGGTGAACGGGCGCGTGTAGGCGACCAGGCGGCCGGCGGCGGTGTCCGCCTTCTCCCGGAGCCAGACCCGGTGGATCCCCCCGCCCATCCGGTAGACGTCGAGCGGGTAGAAGCGGGTGAGGCCGCTCACGACGTCCCACCCCCCCCCGGCGAGCATTCGGCGCGCGCGCCGGATGAACAGGACGGTTTTCAGCGAGGGCCCCGCCGCGGCGGGAACGGGCACACGGTGGAAGACGAAGCCGCCCCCCTCCGCCATTTCGCCGCGCGCGGCGAAGACGTGCAGGTCGTGCCCCCCCGCCGCGAGGGCGCCGAGCAGGCGCGACAGGTACCGTTCCTGCCCCCCGCGGGAAGGGGCGTAGTCGGAGATGAGGAAGGCGATTTTCATCTGAGCCGTATGACGCGCGATTCAGCCCCTTGGAGGCAGCAGGTCCCTGACGGCGGCGAAGACCTCCTCCGCGGCGACGGCCGTCATGCAGCGGTGGTCCGCGGGGCAGCGCCGCTTCAGGCACGGGGCGCAGGAGGTCTCCCGCCTGACGATCGTCGCCCGGTTCGAGAGCGGGCCCGTGGCGACGGGGTCCGTCGGGCCGACAACCGCCACGACCGGCGTCCCGACGGCGGCGGCCAGGTGCATCGGCCCGGTGTCGTTGCTCACGAAGACCGCGCAGCGCGCCGCGAGGGCCGCCAGCTGCGCCACTGTCGTCTCGCCCGCGACGTTGATCCCGTCCGGGCCGAGCGGGGCGCAGACGGCCCCGGCGCGCTCCCGTTCCGCCGCCCCCCCCACCGCGAGGATCGCGGCGCCGAGACGGTCGCGCAGGAGGCGGGCGAGGGAGGCGAACCGCTCCTGCGGCCAGCACTTCGCCTCGCCGTAGGTCGCGCCCGCGTTCAGCCCGACGACCGTCCGCCCCGGGGCGACCCCCCGCGCCCGGAGCAGGGCGTCGGCCTGTTCGAGGAGGGAAGCGGGCAGGCCGAGCGACGGGCGGGGATCCGCCTCGACCGCACCGAGCGTCCGCACGAGCGCGAGGTAGCGGTGCACCTGGTGCCCCTCGAAGGCGGACGCCGCCCCCTCCCCCGCCTCGCCGCGGCGCGCGTGCCCGCCGTGATTGCGCGGATCGGCAAGCCGTTTCCCGCGCGGAACCGGGACGGGGGAGGTGAGGAGGAGACCGCGCCCGTCCGTCGCGTAGCCGACGCGCCTGCGGACCCCGCCGAGGAAAAAGAGGAGCGCGGAGGAGAACGAGTTCGGGAGGAGGACGCCCAGGTCGTACCGGTCGCGCCTGAGTGCGGCGATGAGCGTTCGCGCCCCCCGCAGGCCCGCGGGCCTCGGCACGGGCACGACCCTGTCCGCGGAGCCCTCGAGTTCCCAGAGGCAGGCGAGGTTCGCGGGGGCGAGCATCGTGATCGGCGAGCCCGGGAAGAGGGCCCGGAGCGCCCGCACCGCCGGGATGGCGATCACCGAGTCGCCCAGCCAGTTCGTTCCCCTGACCGCGATCCGGACGGTTTCGCTCATAGCTCCTCCGGCCGCTTCTTTTTCCGCCAGCGGCGCGCCATCCAGAGCCACAGGTCGGGGCGCCGGCGGACCCACCCCTCGAGCACCCGGTTCATCCGGGCGCACCCCTCGGCGATGTCGGCTTTCCGGTCGCCGGTGTCGGGGATCTCGATCGGGTCGCAGGCGTGGACCTCGTGGCGGCTGTACCCGACGCGCACGTCGAAGACCGGGACGATCGAGGCGCCGGTCTTCATCGCCAGCACGACGGCCGAGGGGGTCGTGGAGACCGGCCGGCCGAAGAACGGGGCGAACGGGGCGAAACGCCCCGCGTACTGGTCCGAGAGGATGGCCACGCAGTAGTTGCGGCCGAGAAGGTCGATAATGTCCTGCGCCACCCACTTCTTCTTGATCGGCATCAGGTTGCACATCGAGCGCCGCCGCTCGATCTCCCGGTAGATGAGGGAGTTCCGGAACGGCCTGCCCACCGCCGCGACCGGTCCCATCAGGGGGGCGTCGCTCAGGGCCATGAACTCCCAGTTCCCGTAGTGGGAGACGAGGAAGATGAGCCCCTTCCCCTTCGCCCGCACCGCCCGGATCGCCTCCCCGTTGATGAGTTCTATGTCGGGCCCGCCGCGGCGCCTGATCTTCGGGGTGAGCATGAACTCGGTCATCGTGAGGAAGAGGTTCCTGAAGGAACCGCGCGCGATGCGGCGCTTCTCCGCGACGGTCTTCGCATCCCCGTACGCGAGGTCGAGGTTCGCCAGGGCCACCCGCCTGTAGCGGCTGTTCGGCAGGAAGGCGAGCCGGGAGAGGCCGGCGGCGATCCGGTAGACGAGCCCCTCGGGCAGGAGCTGGAGAGCCCCGCAGAACGCCTTGAGCAGGAGCCAGGCCGGGTAGTGCCGCCAGGGGACGCGTGCTTCCTCGCTCATGCCGCGCCTCCTTCTTCGCGCCCGCGCGGGCGGGGGGCGGGATGCGCCCGTCGCATCGCCCAGAGCAGGCCGAGGAGCACGATCCAGCCGAAGACGCCGGTGACCACCCGCCCGTCGCCGAAGAACCAGGGGGCCACCCCCTTCGCCCGGTTCAGGAGGAGCCCCTCCGCCTTGATGCCGAAGACGCAGCCCGCGTGCAGCCCCATCGCGAGGTAGAGCGAGCCGGTCCTGAGGACCGACGCGCCGAGCAGCAGGCCGAAGAGGAAGAGGCCGACGAAGCCCGGGAGCACCTCCGCCGGGGAGCAGAGCGGCGCGAAGAAGTACGCCAGCGCCTTGAAGCCGAGGAGCGGGTCGAAGGCGGCGGGCGCCGGCATATCCGAGGCGTTGAAGAAGTGCACGATCGCGAAGAAGGCGCTCATCGCGACGACGGAGACGGCGGCGGGGAGGGTGCGGAGGCACGCCTGCAGCACGAATCCCCTGAAAAAGATCTCCTCGATGATCGCCACCACCACCCCCGTGAGAAACGCCTTCCCGACTTCGAACAGGAGCTCGCCTGAACCGGAGAAGTAGAGCCCGGGGATGCGCGCGCCGTATCGGGCCATCACGAGCAGCATCGCGGCGAGCGCCCCCGCGCCCGCGAGCCACCCGCGCAGGAAGAGGGGGGCGGGCCCGTCGGCGCCCCGCAACCCCACCGAGGCCAGCGAGACGATCTCGAGGCGGCGGCGCCAGGCGACGAGGAAGAGGACGCTGACGATGAGGACGACCCGGCGCATCACGCGGTCGAACGGGAAGTCGAGCGCTTCGTCGAGGGCCGGGCAGGCGCCGCGGATCAGGTCGATGCCGAGCGCCGCCCACGGCGCGACGATGCAGCTCGCCAGCAGCGAGAGGAGCAGCACGACGGCGAGACGCTGGTATGGTTGCATAGCAGGGGATGCGCGCGCCCGGGCGATCGCCTCCCCGGGCCGGCGGGGCTCAGAAGTCGGCGCCCCGCTTCTCCGCCCACTCCGCGTAGCGGCAGACCCCGCGCGTGGAGCGGCGGATGAACTCGACGAAATGGCGCACCTCGGGCGTCATCTCCCCCTTCTCGATCTCCTCGATCGCGCGGGAGGCGTTGAGGCCCGAGGCATAGAAGGTCTTGAACGCCTCCTTCAGGCGCGTCCGTCCCGCCTGCGTCACGCCGGCGCGCCGCAACCCGACGACGTTCAGGCCGGACGCGGCCGCGGGGCGCCCGCCCGCGATGACGAACGGCGGGATGTCGCGGTTGACGGCGGAGAGGCCGCTCAGCATCGCGAGGCGCCCGATGCGGCTGAACTGGTGGATGACGACCGCGCCCGAGATGACGACGTTGTCCTCCACGACCGTGTGCCCCGCGATGAGCGCGCAGCTCGTGACGATGACGCGGTTGCCGATGACGCAGTCGTGGCCGGCGTGGGAGAGCGCCATGAAGTAGTTGTGGTCCCCGATCACCGTCGCCTCGTTCTCGACCATGGCGCGGTGGACCGTGACGTGCTCCCTGAAGGTGTTGCCGGCGCCTATCCGGAGGAAGGTCGGAACGTCCTTGAATGAGAGCGACTGGGGAAGGTCCCCCAGCACCGCCCCGGCGTGGATCCGGTTGTTCTCGCCGATCGAGGTGCGGCGCTTGATGCAGGCGTGGCTCTCGATCACCGTGCCGCGGCCGATCGACACGTCCCCCTCGATCACGGCGTACGGCCCGACCGTGACGTCGTCCGCGATCTCCGCCGCGGCGTCTATCACGGCCGTCGGATGGATCTGCTTCATTCAGGCGCCGGACCTTTCCCGCGCCGCGCGGCGGTGCCGAGCGACTCGAACACCCATTCTAGCATCTGCGCCTCCCCCCCGCCAATTTTCATTTCGATCTCGAGGACGCGGAGCGGGAGGGGGAGCGTCGGCGTCTCCGGGATTCGGACGGCGTCCTTGGCGGTCGTCACGAGAACCGCGGCGCCCGCCGCCGCCGCCGCGCGGGCGAGCGTCTCGATCTCCGCGGGACGGTACGGGTGGTGGTCGGGGAATCGGCGGGAGAGGACGACGCGCGCCCCGAGGCCCTCGAGCGTGCGGAAAAACCCCTCCGGCTCGGCGAGGCCGCAGAAGGCGGCGACCGGCGTCTTCCGAAGCGAGGCCGGGTCCTCCACGGGCCCCGGGCCGGGCCGGGCGAGCCGCGCGGGCTGGTGCGTCGCGGTGAAGATCCGCGCCCCCGCCCCGAGTTCGCGAAGTCGCCGGAGCGCGTGCGGCGGCGGCGGACCCGGGCAGCGCGTGAAGACGATCGCGTCCGCGCGGCGGGCGGCGGACGGCGGCTCGCGGAGCCGCCCCGCGGGCAGGAGGCGGCCGTTGCCGAACGGGTTTGTCCCGTCGAGGAGGAGGATGTCGAGGTCGCGCCGGAGGCGGCGGTGCTGGAAACCGTCGTCGAGGATGAAGACGTCCACCGGGAAGCGGCGCGCCGCCATCTCCCCGGCCCGCAGGCGGTCCGGGTCGATCGCGACAACGGTGCCCGGGAGCCCGCGGGCGAGCAGGTGCGCCTCGTCCCCGGCCTCGCGGGGCGAAAGGATCGCCCCCGCGCCGTTTGAGACGAGGCGCGGGAAGAAGGGGCCCTCCGCCGAGGCGCCGTAGCCCCTGCTCAGCACCGCCGCGCGCAGCCCCCGCGCCCGGAGGCCGCGCGCGAGGAGCATCGCGAACGGCGTCTTACCCGCGCCGCCGACGGCGAGGTTCCCGACGCTGATGACCGGGCGCGGGAGGCGCCGCGCGCGGAGGAGGCCGCGGTCGAACGCCGCGTTCCGGGCGGCGACCGCCAGCCGGTAGGCGAGCGACGGCGGGGCGAGGGCGAGGCGCAGGCAGCCGGCGGCGGCGCCGCGGCGCCGCCCCTCCACGATGTCGGCCCAGCCCAGTGCGTTCATGCACGCCCCCCGCGCGCGCCGCGCCGCCTTCTAGTCCGGCACGAGCCCCCGCAGCAGCTCCAGGTTCCGCCGCGTCGCGCCGCGGCTGCCCGCCATCGCCTCCGCCGCGCGCCGCCCGAGCTCCTCCCGAAGGGGGGCGTCCGCGAGCAGGGCGACGACCGATTCGGCGAGCCCGCGGGCGTCGGCGACCTGCACGGCGCCCCGGGCGCGGAGGAGGAGCTCCGCCGCCTCGCGGAAGTTCTGCATCGAGGGCCCGAAGAGGACCGCCTTGCCCAGACTCGCCGGCTCGATGATGTTCTGCCCCCCGCCGCCGACGAGGCTTTTGCCGACGAAGACCAGCGTCGCCGCGCGGTAGATGGCCGTGAGCTCGCCGATCGTGTCCGCCACGAGCACCGCCCCCGCGGGGACCCTCGCCCCGGCCGGGTGGCGGGACCTGAGGACGCAGGCGGCGCCGCGCCGTTCGCAGAGCGCCTGCACCTCCTCCCCGCGCTCGGGGTGGCGCGGCACGATGACCAGGGCGGTCTCGGGTCTTTCGCGCCGCGCCGCGTCCCACGCGTCGAGCACCGCCTCCTCCTCGCCCCGGTGCGTGCTGCCCGCGACGATCACCGGCGCGTACGCCTCCAGCCCAAGCGCGAGGCGGGCGCCGCGCGTCTCTTCCTCGCCGGCCGGCAGAAGCCCGCAGTCGAACTTCATGTTCCCGCCGACGGCGACCCTCTCCGCCGGCGCGCCGAGCGCGACGATCCGCTCCGCGTCGAGGACGGTCTGCATGCTGAAGCGCCGTATCGAGGGGAGGATCCGCCGCAGCAGGAACCGCGCCCTGCGGTAGCCGCGGAACGACCGGTCCGAGATGCGGCCGTTCACGACGGCGAGCGGGACGCCCCGGCGCGCGGCCTCGGCGATGAAGTTGGGCCAGAGCTCGGTCTCGACGATCGCGACGAAATCGGGGGAGACGAGATCGAAGGCGCGCCTGACCGCGGAAGGCAGATCGAGGGGGAAGTAGAAGGCGGTCGCCCACCCGCCCGCCTTCTCCCTCGCCACCCGCTGCCCCGTGAGGGTGACGGTCGAGAGCACGACGCGGTGTCCGGGGAGGGCCTCCGCGAGCGCCTTCACGAGCGGGAGCGCGGCGAGGACCTCGCCCACGGAGACCGCGTGGATCCAGACGCGCCGCCTCCCGCGGAGCGCGTCCCGCAGCGGAGACGGGTAGCGGCCGAGGCGCTGCCGGATGCCGGCGCGGTACTTCTCCCGCCGCGCCACCTGGACGGCGAACCAGGGCAGCGAGAGGGCGAAGAAGAGCCGGAGCAAGGCGTTGTAGAAACGGAGAACCTTCGTCATCGAATCACGCCCGCGGGTGGGCCTCCTCGTAGACCTTCTTCATCCGCTCGGCGGTCACGTGCGTGTAGACCTGCGTGGTGGAGAGGCTCGCGTGCCCAAGGAGCTCCTGCACCGCCCGGAGGTCCGCGCCCGCGTCGAGCAGGTGTGTGGCGAACGAGTGCCGGAGGTAGTGCGGGGAGACGCGCGCCTCGAGGGCGGCCCTGCGCACGTGCCGGTCGATCACATCCCGGACGGACCTGGCGGTGAGCCGCCCCCCGCCGCGGTTGACGAAGACCGGCGTGCGCGCCTCACCCCGCGCCCGGAGGGGGCCGAGGTTCCGCGCCTCCAGGTAGGCCATCAGGGCTGCGACGGCGGGCTTCCCGAGCGGGACGAGCCGCTCCTTCTTCCCCTTCCCCTTCGCCCGCGCCATCTCGCCGAGGAGGTCCAGGTCGTCCGCGTCGAGCGCCGTGAGCTCGCTTACCCGCATCCCCGTGCTGTAGAGCGTCTCGAGGATGGCGCGGTCGCGGATGTCGAGCAGACGCTCCCCCCCCGCCGACTCGATCAGGCGGCGCACGGCGTCCACGTCGAGGAACCGGGGCAGCGCCTTCCTGCGCTTCGGGGTCGCGACGCCCGCGAACGGGTTGACCGCCGACATACGTTCGCGGACCATGAAGCGGTAGAAGGAGCGCAGCGACGAGACGAGGCGGCCGATGCTCGCCCGGGAGAGGCCCGCGGCGGCGACCTCGGCGAGGTACTGGCGGATCAGGGAACGGTCGGCGAGACGCCAGTGGCCTTCGGCGACGCCGCGGGCCCTCCGCGACAGGAAGGCGGAGAAGCGCTCGATGTCGCGCCGGTAGGCGTCGAGCGTGTGCGGGGAGGCGTCCTTCTCCGCCCGAAGGTAGCCGAGGAACCTTTCGACGGATGCGTCCATCAGTGCCTTTCTCCCCGCCGCGCCGCCGTCCTTCCGCGGCGGCGGCGCGTCAA encodes:
- the xerC gene encoding tyrosine recombinase XerC; protein product: MDASVERFLGYLRAEKDASPHTLDAYRRDIERFSAFLSRRARGVAEGHWRLADRSLIRQYLAEVAAAGLSRASIGRLVSSLRSFYRFMVRERMSAVNPFAGVATPKRRKALPRFLDVDAVRRLIESAGGERLLDIRDRAILETLYSTGMRVSELTALDADDLDLLGEMARAKGKGKKERLVPLGKPAVAALMAYLEARNLGPLRARGEARTPVFVNRGGGRLTARSVRDVIDRHVRRAALEARVSPHYLRHSFATHLLDAGADLRAVQELLGHASLSTTQVYTHVTAERMKKVYEEAHPRA